One Glaciihabitans arcticus DNA window includes the following coding sequences:
- a CDS encoding TM0106 family RecB-like putative nuclease produces the protein MFLLDRDDPTSTVVYSASDLSAAASCEWGLMRRLDDKLGRITAEPQPEDDMLVRAGLLGTIHERETLERLRDTRRVVEFAPTFESRDADAAASLAALKDGADVLFQATFFDGRLLGYADFIMQNTAGEYEVYDTKLARKAKITALLQLAAYSDQLVRLGIPIGPDVHLILGDGTTSTHAIRDVLPVFRKRRARLQRILDEKQADPVPTPWGDPRYTACGRCAQCAAQVELHRDVLLVSGIQLTQRHRLAAAGIHTIDELAQAPSVVDGIAASTLAGLRAQARVQLRTTGEVPAFEVFAPETLSALPHPDAGDIFFDFEGDPLYSENAVDGKEWGLDYLFGLVEADATFRTFWAHDYVQERDALIAFLAYVAERRARFPNLHIYHYAAYERTHLLSLSARHGVGEEQVDDLLRQGVLVDLYPAVKKAIRIGSHSYSIKKLEPLYMPTHRSGVDNAADSVQQYADARVLIESGSVEEGQAKLDAIASYNEYDCVSTLRLRDWLLEQARALGVEPTPARELELELPVARDPSPVYVELAAHVADVPLADRTADDTAIALASATIDYHRREAKKFWQDHFDRLQRPIDEWADVRDVLAIDRVEVLADWSLTGRQTKARRTLLVSGRLAPGSSLKEGSKPFLVYNDPAPLISLTRNPGSKASSDGEVLEVTDDGWVVLELLEAGAERHDAVPAALSPGKPPPARPQPEAIESWGQRVLRAIPQMLPDAALDILRKAPPRGGIVPVTGTTIEAIRDTLLGLDHSYLAVQGPPGTGKTYTGARVIRNLVENHGWKVGIVAQSHETVKNMLFGIVAAGLDPKLIGKKAKDGDTDIVPWQSISTPASFVNRDDGWVLGGTAWTFANAGAIPPGTLDLLVVDEAGQFSLASTIASAGSAKRLLLLGDPQQLPQVSQGSHPEPVDVSALGWLSEGHDVLPPEFGYFLERSWRMHPAVCEPVSRLSYDGKLRSQAGERLLAGVDPGLHPLPVAHEQNATSSPEEATRALGLVRDLLGTPWTVAGETRPLDQRDIIVVAPYNAQVELLRSVLSSAGFDEVPVGTVDKFQGKEAAIAIVSLAASSAAEVPRGLEFLLLANRLNVAISRAQWAAYLLYSPALLDYLPSNAATLAQLSAFIELVEGESVSS, from the coding sequence ATGTTCCTGCTCGACCGCGACGACCCGACCAGCACCGTGGTGTACAGCGCCAGCGACCTCAGCGCTGCCGCAAGCTGCGAATGGGGTCTGATGCGACGCCTCGACGACAAGCTCGGTCGCATCACCGCCGAGCCGCAGCCCGAAGATGACATGCTGGTGCGCGCCGGCCTGCTGGGCACGATCCACGAGCGGGAGACACTCGAGCGCCTGCGCGACACGAGACGCGTCGTCGAGTTCGCTCCGACCTTTGAATCGCGGGATGCGGATGCCGCTGCATCCCTCGCCGCATTGAAGGACGGCGCTGACGTGCTGTTCCAGGCGACGTTCTTCGACGGCCGCCTGCTCGGCTACGCGGACTTCATCATGCAGAACACCGCGGGGGAGTACGAGGTCTACGACACCAAGCTCGCCCGCAAGGCCAAGATCACGGCGCTGCTGCAGCTCGCCGCCTACAGCGACCAGCTCGTTCGTCTCGGTATCCCGATCGGCCCCGACGTGCACCTGATCCTCGGGGACGGCACGACCAGCACGCATGCGATCCGGGATGTGCTGCCGGTCTTCCGCAAACGCCGCGCCCGCCTGCAGCGCATCCTCGACGAGAAGCAGGCAGACCCGGTCCCGACGCCTTGGGGCGACCCGCGGTACACCGCCTGCGGACGATGTGCCCAGTGCGCCGCGCAGGTCGAACTGCATCGCGACGTGCTGCTCGTGTCGGGCATCCAGCTCACGCAGCGCCACCGGCTCGCGGCGGCCGGCATCCACACCATCGACGAGCTCGCCCAGGCACCCTCGGTCGTCGACGGCATCGCCGCCTCGACCCTGGCCGGACTGCGCGCCCAGGCCCGGGTGCAATTGCGCACCACCGGCGAGGTGCCCGCGTTCGAGGTATTCGCGCCCGAAACCCTCTCCGCCCTGCCGCACCCCGACGCGGGCGACATCTTCTTCGACTTCGAGGGTGACCCGCTGTACAGCGAGAATGCGGTTGACGGCAAGGAGTGGGGCCTCGACTACCTGTTCGGCCTGGTCGAAGCGGATGCAACGTTCCGCACCTTCTGGGCGCACGACTATGTTCAGGAGCGCGACGCCCTCATCGCGTTCCTCGCCTACGTGGCCGAGCGGCGCGCGCGTTTCCCCAACCTGCACATCTACCACTACGCCGCCTACGAGCGCACCCACCTTCTGTCTCTCTCCGCCCGGCACGGCGTCGGCGAGGAACAGGTAGACGACCTGCTGCGCCAGGGCGTGCTGGTCGACCTGTACCCGGCCGTCAAAAAGGCGATTCGCATAGGCTCGCACAGCTACTCGATAAAGAAACTCGAGCCGCTGTACATGCCGACCCATCGCTCCGGGGTCGACAACGCCGCCGATTCGGTGCAGCAGTACGCGGACGCGCGGGTGCTCATCGAGTCCGGTTCGGTCGAGGAGGGCCAGGCCAAACTCGACGCCATCGCCTCCTACAACGAGTACGACTGCGTCTCGACGCTGCGCCTGCGCGACTGGCTGCTCGAGCAGGCGCGTGCGCTGGGCGTTGAGCCGACGCCCGCCCGCGAACTCGAACTCGAGCTGCCGGTTGCGCGGGACCCCAGTCCGGTCTACGTCGAGCTTGCGGCCCACGTCGCCGACGTGCCGCTCGCGGATCGCACGGCCGACGACACGGCGATCGCGCTGGCCTCGGCTACGATCGACTACCACCGCCGCGAGGCGAAGAAATTCTGGCAGGATCACTTCGACCGGCTGCAGCGCCCGATCGACGAGTGGGCCGACGTGCGTGACGTGCTCGCCATCGACCGGGTCGAGGTGCTCGCCGACTGGTCGCTCACGGGCCGCCAGACCAAGGCGCGTCGCACCCTGCTCGTCTCCGGCCGACTCGCTCCCGGCAGCTCGCTCAAGGAGGGCTCCAAACCGTTCCTCGTCTACAACGACCCCGCGCCACTCATCTCGCTCACCCGCAACCCGGGCTCGAAGGCATCGAGCGACGGCGAGGTGCTCGAGGTGACCGACGATGGCTGGGTGGTGCTCGAGTTGCTCGAGGCGGGTGCCGAGCGCCACGATGCCGTTCCCGCAGCCCTGTCACCCGGCAAACCGCCGCCCGCGCGTCCGCAGCCCGAGGCGATCGAGTCCTGGGGCCAGCGTGTGCTGCGGGCTATTCCACAGATGCTTCCGGATGCGGCCCTCGACATCCTGCGCAAGGCACCCCCGCGGGGCGGCATCGTGCCGGTGACCGGCACAACTATCGAGGCCATCCGCGACACGCTTCTCGGCCTCGACCACTCGTACCTCGCGGTGCAGGGGCCGCCCGGCACCGGCAAGACCTACACCGGCGCCCGGGTCATCCGGAACCTCGTCGAGAACCACGGCTGGAAGGTCGGCATCGTCGCGCAGTCGCACGAGACGGTCAAGAACATGCTGTTCGGCATCGTCGCCGCGGGTCTCGACCCGAAACTCATCGGCAAGAAGGCGAAAGACGGCGACACGGACATTGTGCCCTGGCAGTCGATCAGCACACCCGCCTCGTTCGTGAACCGGGATGACGGCTGGGTGCTCGGCGGCACCGCGTGGACCTTCGCCAATGCGGGAGCGATCCCGCCCGGCACCCTCGACCTGCTCGTCGTCGACGAGGCAGGCCAGTTCTCCCTCGCTAGCACCATTGCCTCGGCGGGATCGGCGAAACGCCTGCTGCTTCTCGGGGACCCGCAGCAGCTGCCGCAGGTGAGCCAGGGGTCGCATCCCGAACCGGTGGATGTCTCTGCTCTCGGCTGGCTGAGCGAGGGACACGACGTGCTGCCGCCCGAATTCGGCTACTTCCTCGAACGCTCGTGGCGCATGCATCCCGCGGTGTGTGAGCCGGTCTCGCGGCTGTCGTATGACGGCAAGCTCCGCTCGCAGGCGGGGGAGCGCCTGTTGGCCGGCGTCGATCCCGGCCTGCACCCGCTGCCCGTCGCTCACGAGCAGAACGCGACGTCGTCGCCGGAGGAGGCCACGCGCGCTCTCGGTCTCGTGCGCGACCTGCTCGGAACGCCGTGGACAGTGGCCGGCGAGACTCGGCCGCTCGATCAACGCGACATCATCGTCGTCGCGCCCTACAACGCTCAGGTGGAGCTGCTGCGGTCGGTGCTCTCGTCAGCGGGATTCGACGAGGTGCCCGTCGGCACCGTGGACAAGTTCCAGGGCAAGGAGGCCGCGATCGCGATCGTCTCGCTGGCCGCATCGAGCGCTGCGGAGGTGCCGCGCGGGCTGGAGTTCCTGCTCCTCGCGAACCGGCTGAACGTCGCGATCTCCCGAGCGCAATGGGCCGCCTACCTGCTCTATTCGCCGGCTCTGCTCGACTATCTGCCGTCCAACGCGGCAACGCTGGCGCAACTGAGCGCGTTCATCGAGCTGGTCGAAGGGGAGTCGGTGTCGAGCTAG